In Klebsiella aerogenes, the DNA window GGATACATCTCGTCTTCGTTAACTTTGATAACGATACGGGAAGCATCCACGTACTGAACGGTACCGCCACGTTTAGCAACCGCAGTTACACCGGAGTCAACGGCAACAGCACGTTCCATACCGGTACCAACCAGTGGCTTATCAGCGCGCAGAGTCGGAACCGCCTGACGTTGCATGTTCGCACCCATCAATGCACGGTTGGCGTCATCGTGTTCCAGGAACGGGATCAGGGACGCACCGACGGATACCACCTGCTGGGTGGATACGTCCATGTAGTCAACCTGGTCGCGGCTGAACAAGCTGGATTCGCCTTTGCTACGGCAGGTAACCAGATCTTCAACAAAGTGGCCTTCGTCATCCAGGTTGGAGTTCGCCTGAGCGATGACGTAGTTACCTTCTTCGATAGCAGACAGGTAATGAATTTCGTCGGTTACAACACCGTCAGTCACTTTACGATACGGCGTCTCAAGGAAGCCATATTCGTTAGTCTGTGCGTACACGGACAGGGAGTTGATCAGACCGATGTTCGGACCTTCAGGCGTTTCGATTGGACATACGCGACCGTAGTGAGTCGGGTGTACGTCTCGAACTTCGAAGCCTGCGCGTTCACGGGTCAGACCGCCTGGGCCGAGTGCGGAGATACGACGTTTGTGCGTAATCTCAGACAGCGGGTTGTTCTGGTCCATAAACTGAGACAGCTGGCTGGAACCGAAGAACTCTTTCACTGCTGCGGAAATCGGCTTGGCGTTGATCATATCCTGAGGCATCAGGGTATCCAGATCGCCCAGAGACAGACGCTCTTTCACCGCACGCTCTACACGCACCAGGCCAACGCGGAATTGGTTTTCCGCCATTTCGCCAACGGAACGGATACGACGGTTGCCGAGGTGGTCGATATCATCGACTTCGCCTTTACCGTTACGGATATCGATGAGCTTCTTCATCACTTCGATGATGTCGTCTTTGCTCAGGATACCGGAACCTTCGATTTCGTCACGCAGCAGAGAACGGTTGAACTTCATACGACCAACCGCAGACAGATCGTAGCGGTCTTCGGAGAAGAACAGGTTCTCGAACAGGCTTTCCGCTGCTTCGCGAGTCGGCGGCTCACCCGGGCGCATCATGCGGTAGATTTCTACCAGCGCGCTCAGACGATCGTTAGTCGGGTCGACGCGTACCGTTTCAGAAATATACGGGCCGTGGTCCAGGTCGTTGGTGAACAGCGTTTCGATACGCTTGTGGCCGGACTGGCTCAACTTCGCCAGCAGATCCAGGCTCAGCTCCATGTTCGCCGCGCAGATCAGCTCACCGGTAGATTCGTCAACGTAGTCTTTAGAAGCGACTTTGCCCGCAATGTACTCAACCGGAACTTCGATATGTTTGATATCGTCTTTTTCCAGCTGGCGGATGTGGCGCGCAGTAATACGGCGGCCTTTCTCAACGTACACTTTACCGTCGGCTTCGATATCGAAGGAGGCGGTTTCACCGCGCAGACGCTCCGGTACCAATTCCATCTGCAGCTTGTTATCGCGAATTTCAAAGACCACTTTCTCGAAGAACAGGTCAAGGATCTGCTCAGTGGTATAATTCAGCGCGCGCAGAATGATGGTTGCAGGCAGTTTACGACGACGGTCGATACGAACGAACAGGTTGTCTTTCGGGTCGAATTCGAAGTCCAGCCAGGAACCACGGTAAGGGATGATACGTGCGTTATACAGGACCTTACCGGAAGAGTGAGTCTTACCTTTGTCACTGTCAAAGAAGACGCCCGGGCTACGGTGCAGCTGAGAAACGATAACACGCTCGGTACCGTTGATAACAAAGGTACCGTTGTCGGTCATGAGCGGAATTTCGCCCATGTAGACTTCTTGTTCTTTAATGTCTTTAACGGTGCCTTCCGGCGCTTCGCGCTCGTAGATCACCAGACGCAGTTTTACGCGCAGCGGTGCGGAATACGTCACGCCACGGATCTGACATTCTTTAACATCAAAAACAGGTTCGCCCAGACGGTAGCTGACGTATTGCAGCTCTGAATTACCGCTGTAGCTCTGAATCGGGAATACGGAACGGAAGGCTGCTTCCAGACCATACTGCCCTTCAGGATCTTGCTCGATAAACTTCTGGAACGAGTCAAGCTGGATAGAAAGGAGATAAGGTACATCCAGAACTTGTGGACGTTTACCAAAATCCTTACGAATACGTTTTTTCTCGGTATAGGAGTAAACCATAGGGTTCCTCAGCTCGCTGACAAGTCGACCCATCTGCCCGGACAGGGCAGTTTTTTATGCAACACTATTTTGTTGACCGGAAAATGGAACACTTTCCGCAATGCCTGTTGCTATCACGCTTAAACCATTTCATTGCGATTTACACAGCCCAGGAACCCTAACCTGTCGCAGTATATTAAGTCGTCGATAGAAACAAGCATTGTGAGGCAAACCAGCAGTCAAACAGTGTGAAATGCTACTGGCGCCTTACAGCGCAAAAAGGCTGGTGACTAAAAAGTCACCAGCCTCAGCCTAATTTCTTAGGCTGCAACCGGAAGGGTTGGCTTATTTAACTTCAACTTCAGCGCCAGCTTCTTCCAGAGATTTTTTCAGAGCTTCAGCGTCGTCTTTGCTGATGCCTTCTTTCAGTGCAGCCGGTGCAGATTCTACCAGGTCTTTAGCTTCTTTCAGACCCAGGCCAGTCGCGCCACGTACTGCTTTGATAACAGCAACTTTGTTAGCGCCAGCAGCTTTCAGAATTACGTCGAATTCAGTTTTTTCTTCAGCAGCTTCAGCCGGGCCAGCAGCTACAGCTACAGCAGCAGCAGCGGAAACACCGAATTTTTCTTCCATTGCAGAGATCAGCTCAACAACGTCCATTACGGACATAGCGGATACTGCTTCAATGATTTGATCTTTAGTGATAGACATTTAAATTGTTCCTGAATATCAGAATAAGTTTATACGTAAGCGAGTGCTTTACAAAGATAACTGCGATTAAGCAGCTTCTTTCGCATCGCGTACAGCAGCCAGAGTACGAACCAGTTTGCCAGCCGAAGCTTCTTTCATGGTTGCCATCAGGCGTGCAATTGCTTCTTCGTAGGTCGGCAGAGTTGCCAGGCGGTCGATCTGCGACGCCGGGATCAGCTCACCTTCAAAGGCAGCGGCTTTGACCTCAAATTTTGCATTCGCTTTCGCGAACTCTTTGAACAGACGAGCAGCAGCGCCCGGGTGTTCCATAGAGTATGCAATCAGGGTCGGACCAACAAACGTGTCTTTCAGGCACTCGAACTGAGTACCTTCAACGACGCGGCGCAGCAGGGTGTTACGAACAACACGCATGTATACGCCAGCTTCACGACCTGCTTTACGCAGTTCAGTCATTTTATCTACAGTCACGCCACGGGAATCCGCAACTACTGCAGACAGCGCGCCTTTGGCTACTTCGCTGACTTCAGCAACAATCGCTTGTTTGTCTTGAAGATTTAAAGCCATTAGCTTTGCTCCTGGATGTTTGCCAGGGCTTATGCCCTGGAACTCACTTCACTCTATTCAACGAATAGAGCGTCTAAATACGGTGAGCAGAAACAAGCCAGAGTATCCAAAAATAATCTTAGCGTTCTGTCACCGTCTACGCAGGGGATTAAGTTTCTTGCGAAACACCTGCGGTCTTCGACGGAGGCCTGGATAGGCCAGGCTCCAACGAACAAATCTTGTCTATGTCTTCGTCCTTCGAACCGCCGCTGCGTTGGCTGCTCTCGTTCACACCAGTCATATAGTTAACCATGCTCCTGGTGATTCACTCGTTTGCCGCCTTGCTGCAAATTCGAATGACTCGCATAGTGTCTGTATATTTCAACAGAAACGTGGGGGTAAGATTGTAGACAAAATCACCGCCCACGTAAAGGCATTAGTTTGCAGAAGCGTTCAGGCCAGCCTGATCTACTGCAACACCTGCACCCATGGTGGTGGAGATGCTAACTTTCTTGATGTACACGCCTTTAGCCTGAGTCGGTTTTGCTTTTTTCAGCGCAACCAGCAGAGATTCCAGGTTTTCTTTCAGTTTGTCAGCGTCGAAGTCCACTTTACCGATGGTGGTATGGATGATGCCGTTTTTGTCGTTACGATAACGAACCTGACCCGCTTTAGCGTTCTTAACCGCTTCAGCAACGTTAGGAGTTACGGTACCCACTTTCGGGTTCGGCATCAGGCCGCGCGGGCCCAGAACCTGGCCCAGCTGGCCAACAACGCGCATTGCATCCGGGGAAGCAATAACAACGTCAAAGTTCATTTCGCCTTTCTTGATCTGGTCAGCCAGATCTTCCATACCTACCAGCTCGGCGCCTGCAGCTTTAGCAGCTTCAGCGTTCGGGCCCTGTGCAAATACGGCAACGCGAACAGAACGGCCAGTACCGTGCGGCAGTACAGTTGCACCACGTACGTTCTGGTCAGATTTACGAGCGTCGATGCCCAGGTTTACAGCAACGTCAACGCTTTCAACGAACTTAGCGGTCGCCAGTTCTTTCAGCAGAGCAATGGCTTCGTTGATGTCGTACTGTTTAGTTGCATCAACTTTGTCACGGATCACGGACATGCGCTTGGTCAGTTTAGCCATTTCTTAGTCCTCCACTACCAGGCCCATGGAACGTGCAGTACCTTCAATGGAGCGAGTCATCGCTTCAATGTCGGCGCCAGTCATGTCGGCAGCTTTGGTCTGCGCGATTTCCTGCAGCTGAGCGCGGGAAATTTTACCAACTTTATCTTTGTTCGGCTTACCAGAACCGGACTTGATACCAGCCGCTTTTTTCAGCAGAACTGCTGCCGGCGGAGTTTTGGTAACGAAAGTGAAAGAACGGTCAGCGTAAACGGTGATAACAACCGGGATTGGCAGACCTTTTTCCATGGATTCAGTCTTCGCGTTGAACGCTTTGCAGAATTCCATGATGTTAACGCCCTGCTGACCCAGTGCTGGACCAACCGGCGGACTCGGGTTTGCCATACCAGCTGCAACCTGCAGCTTGACATAGGCTTGTACTTTCTTAGCCATTCTTTAAATCCTCAAATTGGGTTATAGCGCCTCGAAGAGGCTCCCCGTGGTAAATACGTTTTACGGGACTCGGCCCATAAAAACAAAAGGCGCGAAATTGTATTCCAATTTCACGCCCTATGCAACGATTAAATTGCTGCTTTTTTGATCGCCGGCTTACGCTTTTTCAACCTGACCAAAGTCCAGCTCTACCGGGGTCGCACGACCGAAGATAGAAACGGAAACTTTCAGACGGGACTTTTCGTAGTCCACTTCTTCAACCACACCGTTAAAGTCAGCAAACGGACCGTCGTTGACGCGAACCATTTCACCCGGCTCGAACAGCGTTTTCGGACGCGGCTTATCGCCAACCTGCTGCAGACGGTTCATGATGGCATCGACTTCTTTGTCGCTGATCGGCGCAGGACGGTCAGAAGTACCGCCGATGAACCCCATCACACGCGGTACACTGCGCACCAGGTGCCAGCTCGCGTCGTTCATCACCATCTGGACCAGAACGTAGCCCGGGAAGAATTTGCGTTCGCTTTTGCGACGCTGGCCGCCACGGATCTCAACCACTTCTTCGGTCGGGACCATGACGTCGCCAAACAACTCTTCCATGTTGTGTAATTTGATATGTTCACGCAGCGAAGTAGCTACGCGACCTTCAAAACCGGAAAACGCCTGAACGACGTACCAGCGCTTTTTAGGAGCTTCAGACATCTCAGAACCTCAGGCCAGTGATAAAGGATACCAGGCGAACCAGAATACCATCCAGTCCCCACAGGATCAGTGACATTACTGCAGTTACGGCAGCAACAATCAGCGTGGTGTGCAGCGTTTCCTGGCGGGTCGGCCAGATCACTTTGCGGACTTCGGTTCTCGCTTCGCGGGCAAAGGCGACGGTCGCCTTACCTTTCGTCGTTAACAGAGCGACGCCACCTGCAGCAGCGATAAGAATCACCACGGCCAGCGCACGAATCGCCAGCATAATGTCGCGATAAAGGAAGTTGCCGACGATGGCTACAATCAGCAGCACGGCAACGATAACCCATTTCAACGCTTCCAGGCCGCGCCCGCTCCCTTGAGCTTCGGTATTCGCACTCATAAACCAACCTGTCACAAGAATTCAGACAAACATCTTCGCCCCGCATTAAATGCGAGGCGACCAAACCGAAATGCTCTGCTGCGTTTCGGACTTAACGCCCTCTTCAGAGCCTGTCTCAGCAATGATTATGACAAAAAAAATCACTGATGAGCCAGGTTCTGGTGTGAAAGCGTGCAAAAAGGGCATCAAATGATGCCCTTTTATTGCGCATTGCGTCAAATGTTATCAGCGATTAGCCGAGAACTTTAGCAACCACGCCCGCGCCAACGGTACGGCCGCCTTCACGGATTGCGAAACGCAGACCGTCGTCCATCGCGATCGGGTGAATCAGGGTAACAACCATTTTGATGTTGTCGCCCGGCATTACCATCTCTACACCTTCCGGCAGTTCGATGGTACCAGTCACGTCAGTTGTACGGAAGTAGAACTGCGGACGGTAGCCTTTGAAGAACGGAGTATGACGGCCGCCTTCGTCTTTGGACAGGATGTACACTTCAGATTCGAACTTGGTGTGCGGGTTGATGCTGCCCGGCTTAGCCAGTACCTGACCACGTTCGATTTCTTCACGTTTGATACCACGCAGCAGAACACCAACGTTCTCACCAGCACGGCCTTCGTCCAGCAGTTTGCGGAACATTTCAACGCCAGTACAGGTGGTTTTCGCGGTTTCTTTGATACCAACGATTTCAACTTCTTCACCCACTTTGATGATACCGCGCTCTACACGACCGGTAACAACGGTACCACGACCGGAGATGGAGAATACGTCTTCGATCGGCAGCAGGAACGGCTTGTCAATCGCACGCTCTGGTTCCGGGATGTAAGAATCCAGGAAGCCAGCCAGTTCGATGATTTTCGCTTCCCACTCTGCTTCGCCTTCCAGCGCTTTCAGAGCAGAACCACGAACGATCGGCGTGTCGTCGCCCGGGAAATCGTACTGAGACAGCAGTTCACGAACTTCCATCTCTACCAGTTCCAGCAGCTCTTCGTCATCAACCATGTCGCATTTGTTCAGGAACACGATGATGTACGGAACGCCTACCTGACGACCCAGCAGGATGTGCTCACGAGTCTGCGGCATCGGGCCGTCAGTCGCAGCAACAACCAGGATCGCGCCATCCATCTGAGCAGCACCGGTGATCATGTTTTTAACATAGTCGGCGTGGCCCGGGCAGTCTACGTGTGCGTAGTGGCGAGTCGGGGTGTCATATTCAACGTGGGAAGTGTTGATGGTGATACCACGAGCTTTTTCTTCCGGTGCGTTATCGATCTGGTCGAATGCACGAGCGGCACCGCCGTAGGTTTTAGCCAGTACGGTAGTGATTGCAGCGGTCAGCGTTGTTTTACCATGGTCAACGTGGCCGATAGTACCGACGTTAACGTGCGGTTTTGTACGTTCAAACTTTTCTTTAGACATCGATTGTCCCTCTAAGACACGGATAAATCGGTGATATCACCACATCAACCAGGCAACATGCCCGACTTGTTGAATGCAATAAACAGAGAGAAACAGGGAAGGAGAGATAAAGAAGTGGTGCTGATACCCAGAGTCGAACTGGGGACCTCACCCTTACCAAGGGTGCGCTCTACCAACTGAGCCATATCAGCACGTCTGGAGCGGGCAGCGGGAATCGAACCCGCATCATCAGCTTGGAAGGCTGAGGTAATAGCCATTATACGATGCCCGCATCCTGAAACTCGGCTACCCAGTTCTTTCTGTAACAAAAAAGAGATTACTCTCTTTGATGTTGAGCTGATTAGTTTACCCAACCAACTCCGGCGACGCAAAACGTTGCCCGAAAGTGGTGGTGGGGGAAGGATTCGAACCTTCGAAGTCGATGACGGCAGATTTACAGTCTGCTCCCTTTGGCCGCTCGGGAACCCCACCCAAATTGTTAATGGTGCCGACTACCGGAATCGAACTGGTGACCTACTGATTACAAGTCAGTTGCTCTACCTACTGAGCTAAGTCGGCATCAAGTAGCGCGCATTCTAGGGAGACCTGCGAGTTCATGCAACTAAAAATTTGCATAAAACGTTCTCTTGCTCACATTTTGTGCTCTTACGCGAAAAAACGGTGTAATTTCAAACAATGGAGAGTAAAAAAAGCGCATTCCGCTACGCAAAATTTGTTTTCCGTTGCTGTTTTACTGGGACAGCGGGCTGTCTTTACTCTTATTTGGTTCTGATGAGGGGGCGATCGCTAACCTGCAAAGATAGCAGACGGCCTTTCTCCCCTCTTTCTCCTTATTCATCACTTGTGATGCTTCTACGAGAAAGCGCCATTCGATGAGTTTTTTTCTTATTATTCCCACCATTCTGGTGTTACCCTCCTGCCCATTGTCCTGATTAACTAGTGTGAAGCATCACCGCTACCTCTTTTGCGGTGATAGTAAGAACATGCTTATGAGCAAAAAAGAGCAGACGTTAATGACACCCTATCTACAATTTAACCGCAACCAATGGGCTGCACTTCGTGATTCCGTTCCGATGACGCTGACAGAGGAAGAAATCACGCGGTTAAAAGGCATCAACGAAGATCTTTCACTGGAAGAAGTCGCCGAGATCTATTTGCCGCTGTCACGTTTGCTCAATTTCTATATCAGTTCCAACCTGCGCCGCCAGGCGGTACTTGAGCAATTCCTGGGGACGAATGGCCAGCGTATTCCTTACATCATCAGTATTGCCGGAAGCGTTGCGGTAGGTAAAAGCACCACCGCTCGAGTTTTACAGGCGCTGCTCAGCCGATGGCCGGAACATCGGCATGTGGAACTGATTACTACCGACGGATTCTTGCATCCTAACTCGGTATTAAAAGAACGTGGTCTGATGAAGAAAAAGGGCTTTCCGCAGTCTTACGATATGCATCGACTGGTGAAGTTTGTTTCAGATCTGAAATCTGGCATACCTAATGCCACCGCTCCGGTTTATTCCCATCTGATTTATGATGTTATTCCTGACGGCGATAAAACTGTCGCCCAACCAGATATTCTTATTCTGGAAGGTTTGAACGTTCTGCAAAGCGGGATGGACTACCCACACGACCCACATCATGTATTTGTTTCTGACTTCGTCGACTTTTCTATTTATGTCGATGCGCCAGAAGATCTATTAAAGACATGGTATATCAATCGTTTTCTGAAATTCCGTGAAGGGGCCTTTACTGACCCTGATTCTTATTTCCATAATTACGCCAAACTTTCAAAAGAGGAAGCGGTAAACATTGCCACCTCATTATGGAATGAAATCAACCTTCTGAATCTTAAAGAAAATATACTACCTACTCGCGAACGCGCCAGCCTAATCATGACTAAAAGCGCGAATCATTCGGTCGATCAGGTCCGCTTACGAAAATAAAAAAAGGGAGCGTTGGCTCCCTTTTTTTATTCTGCGCTACGCAACGATATTTCGCCACCGACCCAGGGTTTAATGACCCCATCCTGATCGAGCAATAACGCGCCTTGTGCATCAATACCACGTGAAATACCAAATATTTCTTTATCGCCAATAATTAATTTCACTGGGCGATTAATAAAGTTATCCAGTTTTTCCCATCGTGGAAGGTAAGGTGTTAAACCTTCCTGTTCAAAAAGCTGCAAACCAGTGCGTAGTTCTTTCACTAACCGCGCCGTCAGCGTGTTACGGTCAATAGAAACTCCCGCTTCCTGAAGGCTAATCCATCCCTGATTGACAACATCGGGCTCAACGCGGCGCATAACCAGGTTGATACCAGCACCACTGACGATCTGCGCAGCATCGCCGGTTTTTCCGGTAAGTTCAACCAGGATACCAGACAGCTTGCGGTCCTGCAGATAGATATCATTCGGCCATTTCACCCGGACTTTATCAGCCCCCAGGCTCTGCAACACTTCGGCAATCACGATGCCAATTACCAGGCTCAGGCCTATAGCGGCCGCAGGCCCTTGCTCCAGTCGCCAGTACATCGAGAGGTAGAGGTTGGCACCGAATGGCGAGAACCACTTACGCCCGCGACGACCACGCCCAGCCTGCTGGTATTCGGCCACACAGGCATCGCCAGACTCCAGTTCGCTCAGGCGATCCAGCAGATACTGGTTAGTAGAGTCAATGACCGGCAATACTGTTACCCGCCCTTGTGCAACCTGGCTGGCAATCTTCTGCTCATCTAATAGCTCAATGGGTTCAGGGAGGCTATAACCCTTCCCTGGCACGGTAAAAACATCCACTCCCCAATCCCGGAGCGTCTGCATATGCTTGTTAATTGCCGCACGACTCATTCCCAGCCGCTCACCCAGTTGTTCACCGGAGTGAAACTCACCGTCTGCCAGAATAGAGATAAGCGTCAGGGGTACCGTATTGTCTTTCATGCAATCACCTCTTCCGCGTTCACTTCACCGTTCTCTCCGATGAAGCGTACTTCCGGCTGTAGCCAGACGTTAAATTTCTCGCCTACCTGCTGGCGGACGTAATGCGCTAACCTGACAACATCATCGCTGGTCGCCTGGTTATCATTAATCAGCACCAACGCCTGCTGGCGATGAACCGCGGCCCCGCCGATAGTTTTG includes these proteins:
- the rpoB gene encoding DNA-directed RNA polymerase subunit beta; the encoded protein is MVYSYTEKKRIRKDFGKRPQVLDVPYLLSIQLDSFQKFIEQDPEGQYGLEAAFRSVFPIQSYSGNSELQYVSYRLGEPVFDVKECQIRGVTYSAPLRVKLRLVIYEREAPEGTVKDIKEQEVYMGEIPLMTDNGTFVINGTERVIVSQLHRSPGVFFDSDKGKTHSSGKVLYNARIIPYRGSWLDFEFDPKDNLFVRIDRRRKLPATIILRALNYTTEQILDLFFEKVVFEIRDNKLQMELVPERLRGETASFDIEADGKVYVEKGRRITARHIRQLEKDDIKHIEVPVEYIAGKVASKDYVDESTGELICAANMELSLDLLAKLSQSGHKRIETLFTNDLDHGPYISETVRVDPTNDRLSALVEIYRMMRPGEPPTREAAESLFENLFFSEDRYDLSAVGRMKFNRSLLRDEIEGSGILSKDDIIEVMKKLIDIRNGKGEVDDIDHLGNRRIRSVGEMAENQFRVGLVRVERAVKERLSLGDLDTLMPQDMINAKPISAAVKEFFGSSQLSQFMDQNNPLSEITHKRRISALGPGGLTRERAGFEVRDVHPTHYGRVCPIETPEGPNIGLINSLSVYAQTNEYGFLETPYRKVTDGVVTDEIHYLSAIEEGNYVIAQANSNLDDEGHFVEDLVTCRSKGESSLFSRDQVDYMDVSTQQVVSVGASLIPFLEHDDANRALMGANMQRQAVPTLRADKPLVGTGMERAVAVDSGVTAVAKRGGTVQYVDASRIVIKVNEDEMYPGEAGIDIYNLTKYTRSNQNTCINQMPCVSLGEPIERGDVLADGPSTDLGELALGQNMRVAFMPWNGYNFEDSILVSERVVQEDRFTTIHIQELACVSRDTKLGPEEITADIPNVGEAALSKLDESGIVYIGAEVTGGDILVGKVTPKGETQLTPEEKLLRAIFGEKASDVKDSSLRVPNGVSGTVIDVQVFTRDGVEKDKRALEIEEMQLKQAKKDLSEELQILEAGLFSRIYAVLVAGGVEADKLDKLPRDRWLELGLTDEEKQNQLEQLAEQYDELKHEFEKKLEAKRRKITQGDDLAPGVLKIVKVYLAVKRRIQPGDKMAGRHGNKGVISKINPIEDMPHDANGTPVDIVLNPLGVPSRMNIGQILETHLGMAAKGIGDKINAMLKQQQEVAKLREFIQRAYDLGTDVRQKVDLNTFSDEEVLRLAENLKKGMPIATPVFDGAKEAEIKELLQLGGLPSSGQITLFDGRTGEQFERQVTVGYMYMLKLNHLVDDKMHARSTGSYSLVTQQPLGGKAQFGGQRFGEMEVWALEAYGAAYTLQEMLTVKSDDVNGRTKMYKNIVDGNHQMEPGMPESFNVLLKEIRSLGINIELEDE
- the rplL gene encoding 50S ribosomal protein L7/L12, producing MSITKDQIIEAVSAMSVMDVVELISAMEEKFGVSAAAAVAVAAGPAEAAEEKTEFDVILKAAGANKVAVIKAVRGATGLGLKEAKDLVESAPAALKEGISKDDAEALKKSLEEAGAEVEVK
- the rplJ gene encoding 50S ribosomal protein L10; translation: MALNLQDKQAIVAEVSEVAKGALSAVVADSRGVTVDKMTELRKAGREAGVYMRVVRNTLLRRVVEGTQFECLKDTFVGPTLIAYSMEHPGAAARLFKEFAKANAKFEVKAAAFEGELIPASQIDRLATLPTYEEAIARLMATMKEASAGKLVRTLAAVRDAKEAA
- the rplA gene encoding 50S ribosomal protein L1, encoding MAKLTKRMSVIRDKVDATKQYDINEAIALLKELATAKFVESVDVAVNLGIDARKSDQNVRGATVLPHGTGRSVRVAVFAQGPNAEAAKAAGAELVGMEDLADQIKKGEMNFDVVIASPDAMRVVGQLGQVLGPRGLMPNPKVGTVTPNVAEAVKNAKAGQVRYRNDKNGIIHTTIGKVDFDADKLKENLESLLVALKKAKPTQAKGVYIKKVSISTTMGAGVAVDQAGLNASAN
- the rplK gene encoding 50S ribosomal protein L11 yields the protein MAKKVQAYVKLQVAAGMANPSPPVGPALGQQGVNIMEFCKAFNAKTESMEKGLPIPVVITVYADRSFTFVTKTPPAAVLLKKAAGIKSGSGKPNKDKVGKISRAQLQEIAQTKAADMTGADIEAMTRSIEGTARSMGLVVED
- the nusG gene encoding transcription termination/antitermination protein NusG is translated as MSEAPKKRWYVVQAFSGFEGRVATSLREHIKLHNMEELFGDVMVPTEEVVEIRGGQRRKSERKFFPGYVLVQMVMNDASWHLVRSVPRVMGFIGGTSDRPAPISDKEVDAIMNRLQQVGDKPRPKTLFEPGEMVRVNDGPFADFNGVVEEVDYEKSRLKVSVSIFGRATPVELDFGQVEKA
- the secE gene encoding preprotein translocase subunit SecE, producing MSANTEAQGSGRGLEALKWVIVAVLLIVAIVGNFLYRDIMLAIRALAVVILIAAAGGVALLTTKGKATVAFAREARTEVRKVIWPTRQETLHTTLIVAAVTAVMSLILWGLDGILVRLVSFITGLRF
- the tuf gene encoding elongation factor Tu translates to MSKEKFERTKPHVNVGTIGHVDHGKTTLTAAITTVLAKTYGGAARAFDQIDNAPEEKARGITINTSHVEYDTPTRHYAHVDCPGHADYVKNMITGAAQMDGAILVVAATDGPMPQTREHILLGRQVGVPYIIVFLNKCDMVDDEELLELVEMEVRELLSQYDFPGDDTPIVRGSALKALEGEAEWEAKIIELAGFLDSYIPEPERAIDKPFLLPIEDVFSISGRGTVVTGRVERGIIKVGEEVEIVGIKETAKTTCTGVEMFRKLLDEGRAGENVGVLLRGIKREEIERGQVLAKPGSINPHTKFESEVYILSKDEGGRHTPFFKGYRPQFYFRTTDVTGTIELPEGVEMVMPGDNIKMVVTLIHPIAMDDGLRFAIREGGRTVGAGVVAKVLG
- the coaA gene encoding type I pantothenate kinase, whose translation is MSKKEQTLMTPYLQFNRNQWAALRDSVPMTLTEEEITRLKGINEDLSLEEVAEIYLPLSRLLNFYISSNLRRQAVLEQFLGTNGQRIPYIISIAGSVAVGKSTTARVLQALLSRWPEHRHVELITTDGFLHPNSVLKERGLMKKKGFPQSYDMHRLVKFVSDLKSGIPNATAPVYSHLIYDVIPDGDKTVAQPDILILEGLNVLQSGMDYPHDPHHVFVSDFVDFSIYVDAPEDLLKTWYINRFLKFREGAFTDPDSYFHNYAKLSKEEAVNIATSLWNEINLLNLKENILPTRERASLIMTKSANHSVDQVRLRK
- the birA gene encoding bifunctional biotin--[acetyl-CoA-carboxylase] ligase/biotin operon repressor BirA gives rise to the protein MKDNTVPLTLISILADGEFHSGEQLGERLGMSRAAINKHMQTLRDWGVDVFTVPGKGYSLPEPIELLDEQKIASQVAQGRVTVLPVIDSTNQYLLDRLSELESGDACVAEYQQAGRGRRGRKWFSPFGANLYLSMYWRLEQGPAAAIGLSLVIGIVIAEVLQSLGADKVRVKWPNDIYLQDRKLSGILVELTGKTGDAAQIVSGAGINLVMRRVEPDVVNQGWISLQEAGVSIDRNTLTARLVKELRTGLQLFEQEGLTPYLPRWEKLDNFINRPVKLIIGDKEIFGISRGIDAQGALLLDQDGVIKPWVGGEISLRSAE